The Flexivirga oryzae genome has a segment encoding these proteins:
- a CDS encoding RNA polymerase-binding protein RbpA, producing MAGANAIRGSRVGAGPMGEAERGEAAPRVVISYWCANGHETRPSFAQEPGLAVPEIWDCPRCGFPAGQDQENPPAPPRAEPYKTHLAYVKERRSDEEGAVILDEALDTLRQRGLIK from the coding sequence GTGGCCGGTGCCAATGCAATTCGAGGTAGTCGAGTCGGCGCCGGACCGATGGGTGAGGCGGAGCGTGGTGAGGCTGCTCCCCGCGTAGTCATCTCCTACTGGTGCGCCAACGGGCACGAGACCCGGCCGAGCTTCGCGCAGGAGCCCGGCCTCGCCGTTCCGGAGATCTGGGACTGCCCGCGATGCGGGTTCCCCGCCGGCCAGGACCAGGAGAACCCGCCGGCGCCGCCGCGGGCCGAGCCGTACAAGACGCACCTGGCCTACGTGAAGGAGCGGCGCAGCGACGAGGAGGGCGCGGTCATCCTCGACGAGGCGCTCGACACGCTGCGCCAGCGGGGCCTGATCAAGTAG
- a CDS encoding ArsR/SmtB family transcription factor, with protein MDRLSQVFAALSDPTRRDIVARLTIADATVSELAAPYDVSLQAVSKHLKVLEGAGLVTRTKDAQRRPVHLEAEVFDLMSKWIERYQQQAEQRYQRLDAVLDELNHRDTPSTQEGTAS; from the coding sequence ATGGATCGGTTGTCCCAGGTGTTCGCGGCACTCTCCGACCCGACGCGACGCGACATCGTCGCCAGGCTGACGATCGCCGACGCGACGGTGAGCGAACTGGCCGCGCCGTACGACGTGAGCCTGCAGGCGGTCTCCAAGCACCTCAAGGTGCTCGAGGGAGCCGGCCTGGTCACCCGCACCAAGGACGCCCAGCGGCGTCCGGTCCATCTGGAAGCAGAGGTCTTCGACCTGATGAGCAAGTGGATAGAGCGCTACCAGCAGCAGGCCGAGCAGCGTTACCAGCGGTTGGACGCGGTGCTCGACGAACTCAACCACCGCGACACCCCGAGCACACAGGAAGGCACCGCATCATGA
- a CDS encoding VOC family protein: MAALETSLRPCLWFDDDAEEAMNFYVDLFPDSHIDAIVRYPDESLSEHFTGMAGKVLNGRFTLDGMQFVCLDGGPAFTFNEALSLTVSCADQAEIDRYWDALSAVPEAEQCGWCKDRYGLSWQILPAQLDRLMTGPAAVQALLGMQKIVIAELAAAGAAT; this comes from the coding sequence ATGGCAGCACTGGAGACCTCGCTGCGACCCTGCCTCTGGTTCGACGACGACGCCGAGGAAGCGATGAACTTCTACGTCGACCTCTTCCCCGACTCACACATCGACGCCATCGTGCGCTACCCCGACGAGTCGCTCTCCGAGCACTTCACCGGTATGGCGGGCAAGGTCCTCAACGGACGCTTCACCCTGGACGGCATGCAGTTCGTCTGCCTCGACGGTGGACCAGCCTTCACCTTCAACGAGGCGCTCTCGCTCACCGTCTCCTGTGCCGACCAGGCGGAGATCGACCGCTACTGGGACGCCCTGTCGGCGGTGCCGGAAGCGGAGCAGTGCGGCTGGTGCAAGGACAGGTACGGCCTCAGCTGGCAGATCCTGCCCGCGCAGCTGGACCGGCTGATGACGGGTCCGGCGGCCGTGCAGGCCCTGTTGGGAATGCAGAAGATCGTGATCGCCGAGCTGGCGGCCGCGGGTGCGGCTACTTGA
- the tpiA gene encoding triose-phosphate isomerase: protein MADNKDQQAGRVPLIAGNWKMNLDHQQATVLVQKLDWTLKDKRHDHAETEIAVIPPYTDLRSVQTLIDGDKLKLKLGAQDLSQHDSGAYTGDISGEFLAKLGCDYVVVGHSERRTIHGETDEIVGAKVQAAFRHDLTPILCVGESLEVRKEGRQVEHIVGQLTADLAGVPAKDVATMVVAYEPIWAIGTGEVATPDDAQEACAALRDTVAELYSGDVADQVRFLYGGSVKSGNVASIMARDDVDGALVGGASLDAAEFASICRFKAHQGVL from the coding sequence GTGGCGGACAACAAGGACCAGCAGGCCGGACGCGTCCCGCTCATCGCGGGCAACTGGAAGATGAACCTCGACCACCAGCAGGCGACCGTGCTGGTGCAGAAGCTCGACTGGACGCTGAAGGACAAGCGACACGACCACGCCGAGACCGAGATCGCCGTCATCCCGCCATACACCGATCTGCGCTCGGTGCAGACGCTGATCGACGGTGACAAGCTGAAGCTGAAGCTGGGTGCGCAGGACCTGTCGCAGCACGACTCCGGCGCCTATACCGGGGACATCTCCGGCGAGTTCCTGGCCAAGCTGGGCTGCGACTACGTCGTCGTCGGGCACAGTGAGCGCCGCACCATCCACGGCGAAACGGACGAGATCGTCGGCGCCAAGGTGCAGGCGGCGTTCCGGCACGACCTGACGCCGATCCTGTGCGTCGGTGAGTCCTTGGAGGTCCGCAAGGAGGGGCGCCAGGTCGAGCACATCGTCGGTCAGTTGACGGCCGACCTGGCCGGCGTTCCGGCGAAGGATGTCGCGACCATGGTCGTCGCCTACGAGCCGATCTGGGCGATCGGCACCGGGGAGGTCGCGACGCCCGATGACGCCCAGGAGGCGTGCGCGGCGCTGCGCGACACGGTGGCCGAGCTCTACTCCGGTGACGTCGCCGACCAGGTCCGCTTCCTCTACGGCGGCTCGGTCAAGTCGGGCAACGTCGCCTCGATCATGGCCAGGGACGACGTCGACGGCGCGCTCGTCGGCGGCGCCTCCCTGGACGCGGCCGAGTTCGCCTCGATCTGCCGGTTCAAGGCGCACCAGGGAGTGCTCTGA
- a CDS encoding phosphoglycerate kinase translates to MRTIDDLGNLTGKTVLVRSDLNVPLNDAGEITDDGRVRASVPTIKRLADAGARVVVCAHLGRPKGTPEQKYSLRPVADRLSELLDDPVLFATDTVGESANETVDKLHKGQVALLENLRFNPGETSKDDAERGAFADQLSHLADAYVSDGFGVVHRKQASVYDIAQRLPHASGTLVETEVGVLRQLTEAPQRPYAVVLGGAKVSDKLGVIENLLSKADLLLIGGGMVFTFLAAQGHEVGKSLLEQDQIERVKGYLSDAEQRGVKIVLPSDIVAATEFSADADHEVVAADAIPADRMGLDIGPGSARQFAEVIRGARTVFWNGPMGAFEMQPYADGTKVVAQALSDATKDGTLTVVGGGDSAAAVRQLGFADDAFGHISTGGGASLELLEGKTLPGLSVLEG, encoded by the coding sequence ATGCGAACGATCGACGACCTGGGCAATCTCACCGGCAAGACGGTGCTGGTCCGCAGCGACCTGAACGTCCCGCTGAACGACGCGGGGGAGATCACCGACGACGGGCGGGTGCGGGCCTCCGTGCCGACCATCAAACGGCTGGCCGATGCGGGTGCCCGGGTCGTCGTGTGCGCCCACCTGGGCCGTCCGAAGGGCACGCCGGAGCAGAAGTACTCGTTGCGGCCGGTCGCGGACCGGCTGTCCGAGCTGCTCGACGACCCGGTGCTGTTCGCCACGGACACGGTGGGTGAGTCGGCGAACGAAACCGTCGACAAGCTGCACAAGGGCCAGGTCGCCCTGCTGGAGAACCTGCGGTTCAACCCGGGGGAGACCAGCAAGGACGACGCCGAGCGCGGCGCGTTCGCCGACCAGCTCAGTCACCTGGCCGACGCCTACGTCTCCGACGGGTTCGGCGTGGTGCACCGCAAGCAGGCCAGCGTCTACGACATCGCGCAGCGGCTGCCGCACGCGTCGGGCACCCTGGTCGAGACCGAGGTCGGTGTGCTCCGGCAGCTGACCGAGGCACCGCAGCGCCCGTATGCCGTGGTGCTCGGCGGGGCCAAGGTCAGCGACAAGCTGGGCGTCATCGAGAACCTGCTCAGCAAGGCCGATCTGCTGCTGATCGGCGGCGGCATGGTCTTCACGTTCCTGGCCGCCCAGGGCCACGAGGTCGGCAAGAGCCTGCTGGAGCAGGACCAGATCGAACGGGTCAAGGGTTACCTGTCGGACGCCGAGCAGCGCGGGGTGAAGATCGTGCTGCCGTCCGACATCGTGGCCGCGACCGAGTTCTCCGCGGATGCCGATCACGAGGTCGTGGCCGCGGACGCCATACCCGCCGACCGGATGGGGCTGGACATCGGACCGGGGTCCGCCCGGCAGTTCGCCGAGGTCATCCGTGGGGCCAGGACGGTCTTCTGGAACGGCCCGATGGGTGCCTTCGAGATGCAGCCGTACGCCGACGGCACCAAGGTGGTCGCGCAGGCCCTGTCGGATGCGACCAAGGACGGCACGCTGACCGTTGTCGGCGGTGGTGACTCCGCCGCCGCGGTGCGGCAGCTCGGCTTCGCCGACGACGCCTTCGGCCACATCTCCACCGGTGGTGGTGCGAGCCTCGAACTGCTCGAGGGCAAGACCCTGCCCGGCCTGAGCGTGCTGGAGGGCTGA
- a CDS encoding SRPBCC family protein: MNPTTYPAAVIEADERVPVIRITRDFHATPAQLVRAHTDPDLYARWVGPDDVTTEIDYWDARTGGSWRFLNKRGAEEHAFHGSFHEVSDVRVVQTFTWEGMPEGVSLETLTFEDLGDGRTRLHAQSLVDSFEARDGWLASGMEVGVNDGYAKLDALLTDGAV; the protein is encoded by the coding sequence ATGAACCCCACGACCTATCCGGCAGCCGTCATCGAAGCGGACGAGCGGGTGCCCGTCATCCGGATCACCCGTGATTTCCACGCAACACCAGCGCAATTGGTGAGAGCGCACACCGACCCCGATCTCTATGCGCGCTGGGTCGGACCCGACGACGTGACGACCGAGATCGACTACTGGGACGCGCGCACCGGCGGCAGTTGGCGTTTCCTGAACAAGCGGGGAGCCGAGGAGCACGCGTTCCACGGCAGCTTCCACGAGGTGTCGGACGTGCGCGTCGTGCAGACGTTCACCTGGGAGGGTATGCCGGAGGGCGTCTCCCTGGAGACCCTCACCTTCGAGGACCTCGGCGACGGGCGCACCCGGCTGCACGCGCAGTCCCTGGTCGACTCGTTCGAGGCCCGCGACGGCTGGCTGGCCAGCGGTATGGAGGTCGGCGTCAACGACGGCTACGCCAAGCTCGACGCCCTGCTCACGGACGGAGCGGTCTGA
- the secG gene encoding preprotein translocase subunit SecG, protein MDVMRIALQAVVVISGLFLVLLILMHKGKGGGLSDMFGGGVSSSLGGSSIAERNLNRLTVMVSIVWLAAIVGLGLVARFQ, encoded by the coding sequence GTGGACGTCATGCGCATCGCTCTCCAGGCGGTCGTGGTCATCAGCGGTTTGTTCCTGGTGTTGCTGATCCTGATGCACAAGGGCAAGGGCGGGGGCCTGTCCGACATGTTCGGTGGCGGTGTCAGCAGCAGCCTCGGGGGCTCGTCGATCGCGGAGCGCAACCTCAACCGGTTGACGGTCATGGTGAGCATCGTCTGGCTCGCTGCGATCGTCGGGCTCGGTCTCGTTGCGCGCTTCCAGTAG